In the Bacillus sp. FJAT-42376 genome, ATTCCGGATGTACCTTTATAAATGGCTCAGTGTGCTTCGTGCCGTATAAAGGAAGCACTTTTTCTTCGAGTATGGATAAAAAGAGATTGTTGGTGGAAGGTTTGGACCTTGTAAATTCATCGTAAACGAGCGTATATCCGTTTTTCACAGCCTCCAGCAGCCTTCCGTTCTTCCAGGTTTCTGTCACATTTTCCTCTTTTTTATAAACGGTACGTATATAATTATCCACCGTTTTCGAACTTGTATATCCTGTAAATGATCCGATTAAATCTGCATTGGAAAGTTCGTGATTTCCGTGCATAAGCATAACAGGCCTTTTTCTTTTTTTTGCAAGGTTAAGAGCAAGAGTCGTTTTCCCTACTCCGGATGGACCCGTGAAATGAACAGGATAACCGGCTTTTATATAGGAAGCAGACCGTTCCATAATGTCTTCAAATGCTTCTGTGTAAAAAGTGTCCTTTCCATTTGCATCCGCCTGTTTTGCTTCTTTAAGTACGGTCATCTTTTCCAGCTCCAATCACACGGTCTGCTATTCCTGCTCATCCATCATTGCGCTTCTTGGCCTCAGGCTTTTACGGGTATATGAGGTCACATCATATTCCGCATCCAATGTCACATCATATACCCCAAGCATTTCATCTTTGGCGTACTTTCTCATATATTCACGTTCTTCCACGACTTCCACAACAGCTTTGCATCCTTCTTCAGTAGGTTCAATGGAAGTTATTTTATGAGGGGGAGCGATATGCTCTGAGAAGAATTCATTTAATGATTTCATCACTTCTTTAATCTTCAATTGGATTCACCGCCGTTTTCACATTTAAAAGGGGCCGGCGGTGCAAGAGTATTCCCCCGCCGGCTTCTTTCAGACTGGTTTAAATGCTGAATTGTTTATCCCGTTCATTTGACTGGTGAGGCAGTGCTTCATCTTCCTGTACATCATCTCTCAGAAGCCCGACCGCATTTGCATAGCGCAGCCATGTATCTACACTTGCGATGACAACCCTTGCTTCTATTGTAATTAACTCGATTCCCACTAATGACACGCGGGCAAATACGTCAATGACAACCCCTTTATCGAGAATCCGATCGACTACCTCTGCCAGACTGGAACTATCCGTACTTTTTTGAACAGCCATTTTATCTTTCTCCCTTCCATATTTAAGAATTTGATATTGAACTGATTGTTTTAATGTCCGTTGCTGATTTAATCTGACTTGGCTTTTTCATGTTTGCTGCACTTTTCACCTGAGAGGCGCTCTTAAGCTGGTTCACACCTTTTAGATCCCTTATACTTTTCAGACGGCCTTTGTCGTCGGGTCTGATTTTCTCTTGAAAATCCTCTCCGGCTTCTTTGAACGTTTTCAATTTGGATCTGACGTTTAAAAGCGCTTCCTGAACTTTGTCTCTCATCTCTTCTGCCTTTGAATGAACATTCCCGGCATTTTCTTCTTTTGCTGCTTCCAGTTTTCCCGCAGCATCTTTTACTTTGGACTGCATTTTCTTTTGCACGTGATGCTTCATTTCATGGGCTATTCTGTCTTTAGCTGCATCCTTCAGTTCATCTTTTTCTTCTTTTATTTCTTCTTTCACTTCATGCTTTTTCTCTTCAGCCTTCCCTCTCAATACTTTAGGCAGGACTCTTTTCCGTATTCCCGGAATGAACATGGCACCAGTACCGGCTGCTGCTAAACTTCCATAAACGATTTTTTTATTTCGTTCTTTGCTTCCAGAGCTCATTGACCGCGTCCTCCTTTCTAAACTGAAAGGCGTGAATGCCGCTTTCAATTCCGTTCTACTGAGGGTGTTACCCGAGTCTTTGCTTTTATCAAACTGGGTATTTTTTCTGAAAACTGAAACATCCGTTCAAAAGATATATCTGTAATGAATGTTTCCTGTTTTAATCATGTTTTTCAGCTTTTATTAAAAATATTTCAGTTAGGTTACAATTTAAATTTGGTGGACGTTTCTAAAAAAAAATTAAAATTCCTTTAACTTTTTTTAAAAAAATCTCTTTTTTTTTCACGAAAAAAAACCGGCATCTATAAAAGATGAGCCGGGTTTAATTCGTCGCACATTAAATTATCCGTTTCTTTTTGCTGGTGAACTGGACCAATTGTAAAAGTTTTAATTTAGAAGCTTTTCCATAATATCCAGCAGAAACGGATCACTCTTTTTCTTCACTTTGTAACCTAAGTAGATTTCATTGGCTACTGAAAATTCATTGAGTATGGTCTTCACTCTTTTTTGGATTAATGAATGTTCGATTAAATAATGGGGGAGCAGACTGATTCCGATGCCTTTCTCTACTGCACTCAAGATTCCGCGCAAATCAGGAATAACATAATGAGGTTCCATTTCAGGCCGTTTTTTAAAATGCTCCCGCCACATTCTCCTGATAATCGGGAGCTCCATCCCATAGCTAATCCACTTTTGATTAAGCAGCCACTCTTCGGCATCGGCCGCTTCAGGAATATTCCCATGTTCATACGGGGCCGTGATGTAAAATTGTTCTTTTTCAATTTGCTTATATTCAATGCCTGGTTTACTGAATCGCTGAGTTGTAATGATTACATCTGCACGATTTTGCTCCAGCATGTCAAATAAAGCAGGAGCCTCTCCTTGATGGTGAATCACCTTACTTGGAACGTTTTTCAATTTTTCCAGTCCTCTTATTGAAAAATAATCAATCGGAGAACCAATCGTAACCACAGGTGCTGTTTCAATTGAATGTCTAATTTCCAAAGTAGTCTTTTCAAGCGTTTCAATTAATGGGGCAAGCCGGGAATAAAGTTCCTTTCCCCGTTCGGTGGGAATGATTTTTCTCGTCGTTCTTGTGAAAAGGGCTTCGCCTACTTCTGCCTCAAGTGCCGCAAGATGCTGACTCATAGCCGGCTGGGTAAGAAATCTTGAACGGGCTGCCTCTGAAACAGACTGATGCTTATAAATGCTGATGAAACTGCGGTACCACTCGAAATCAATCACTCTGCTGCTGCCTCGTTCCCTGTCCAGCACTCCTTCATTTCAATTTGATGCTCTTCCGCATATTCATCGCCCCACAAACACATTTCATTCAGGGTCCGCTGCAATTTTTCCCCCATGGCGGTCGTTGAGTATTCCACTTTTGCAGGAACCGTCTGGTAAACTTTTCGTGTAATCAGCCCATGCTCTTCCAGCTCTTTCAGCTGATGGGCAAGTACCTTTTGAGTAACGGCCGGCATGGCCCTGCGAAGTTCGGAAAATCTCTTTGTTCCTCCATTAAGATTCCATAAAATCAGCACTTTCCATTTTCCTCCGATTAAATCGATAACTAAATTAATGGCACATTGATATTCATGATCAAGTTTTTTCACGGTTGTTCCACTCCTTCACCAGTTTCCGATCGGTAACTATCGTACAAAAAAGTGCCTTCTTGTACAAAATAGCTATTTATATCTATTATATACATAGCAATGGACAATACTAACATTAAGGAGATGAGACAAATGAAAGCATTGCTGCTAGAAGCAAAAGGCAAATGGGATCAAATGAAAGTCGGCAGCATCCCTGCACCTTCCCCTCAAAAAGGGGAAATTCTTGTAAGGGTGCATGCAGTCGGTCTGAATCCTGTTGATTATAAAACAGCTACAAACGGAAATCCAACCTGGAACTATCCGCATATTCTAGGGTTGGACGTAGCAGGAACGATCGAAGAACTTGGTGAAGGCGTTACCCAGTGGAAAAAAGGGGACCGCGTTGTTTACCACGGCGATATGACCAAAGGCGGCGGATTTGCAGAGTATGCTGTAACGACTGCCCATACTGTTTCACAAATTCCTGAAGGGGTGTCTTTTAAAGATGCTGCAGCCCTTCCAACGGCAGGCTACACAGCTTATGAAGCTCTTTTCAGAAAGCTGCCCCTTCACACATTTAAAACCATTCTGATCCAGGGCGGCGCAGGCGGAGTAGGCGGATTTGCCATCCAGCTTGCAAAAAATGCCGGACTTGAAGTATTCACAACGGCTTCCGCTTCCAATCATGAGTATGTAAAATCACTAGGCGCCGATCATGTGATCGACTACCGTTCAGAAGATGTCAAAGAAAAAGTATTGGAGCTGACCAATGGACGCGGTGTTGATGCTGTTCTCGATACCGTCAGCCGCCAAACCTCTACGGACGCTTTAGAATATATTGCCTACCGCGGACAGCTTGCTCACATCGCTGGAGCACCGGATACGTCAGAAGTAAAACCATTTACGAAGGTCATTTCCTTCCATGAAGTGGCACTCGGCGCCATTCATAAAGCCGATTTTGAATCACAAAAAGATTTGGCTGCCATGGGGGATGAGATGCTTGAACTGCTGAAAGCAGGAAAAATCGAATCTCTGCTCTCTGAAACCATCTCATTAGAAGAGATTCCTGAGGCACTTGTCCGTTTATCTGAGCGCCATGTAAAAGGGAAGATCGTAGCAGAAATAGCTGAATAACAAAGGAAAGAGTCCGGCTGAACCGCCGGCTCTTTTTTTATTGGTTTTCTCTTTTTGCCTGACATCTCTGAGGTACTGGAGTCGTAAACACGGATGAACTCCAAGCGGGGTTATTTTTTACAAAGAAACAAACCAAAGCAAATTACAACAAAATGGAAAGGTTATGAGGAGATAAGCACCTTCCACTCAGATCTGCCTAAGGATTCCTTTCTATAAAAACCAGCCGGATGCTTATCGGGGGTTTACCATAAAAACGCTCTTGCGATATAATGTAAGTGTTTTCAAAAAAGGGAAATGAAAGAAGGAATTTTTCTAAATGGAACAGCGTTTTGAACAAGAAGAAAAACTCAATGGCGGAAATGTTTCAGCTGTATATAAAAAGGGAGATCGTGTATATAGAATACAAAAAGAAGAAAGCCCAAACGTACATAAATTATTGAAGCACCTAGAATCAAAGGGGCTAAAAGGGGTTCCCAGATTTCTCGGAATCGATGAAAAAGGGAGAGAAATTCTATCATACATCGAGGGAGAGACAGCTGATTACCCTTTAAAAGACTACATGTGGTCCGAAAAGGCACTTAAAGACGTCGCTGTATTATTGAGACAATACCATGATGCCGCCTCTGATTTCGTTATCCCTGACGGCTGGAAGCCGATTGACAACACTCCAGAGCCAATTGAGGTGATTTGTCACAATGACTTCGCGGTCTATAACGTCATTTTCTCCAATCAAAAACTAGCCGGAGTTATTGATTTTGACCTGGCTGCTCCTGGACCGAGAGCCTGGGATATCGCGTACGCCCTCTATACATTTGTCCCGTTAAGCCGCCGCTATCAAGCTGAATCGGGAGAGGTGATTTATTACAATCCGGAACAGGATGACTTAAAATACCAGCGGCGAATCCAGACTTTCCTGGATGCATACGGATGGAATGACCCAAATACAAATATGCTTAATATGGTTCTCTTAAGAGTCGAAGCGTTATGCCTGACCATGAAAAGAAAAGCACAAGAAGGCGATGGCGCTTTTCAAAAAATGATTGATGAAGGTCATTATGACCATTACCAAGAGGAATATCAATTCATAAAAGAAAACGGATGGAAGTGGTTTTAAAAATCAGGGCTATCTGAAACGGATTCTATCCGAAAAACTGGGGATTCTATATAAAGCGTCTCCCTGTTATGGTTTGAAGTTAACATTAGCTGATGGTACTTCAGCCGGGAGCATGGAGACAGATCCCCGCCTTAACCGCTTTATTGCAGATTCATCTGATTAGACATTATTACAGAAGGAGACAGCTATTATGAAGGTTCCGTTACATCCATTGCCATTGCCTGAAGGATGGGAGGCACCTGCATCCTATTTAAGGCTCCGACATTCACTGTTCCTTTATTCCCCCGCCATCTATGAACCATTCTGATTGCCATCAGCCTTCGCAGCCTCTCCCATTTTCACGTTTTCCGCTAAGCCTGTTCAACATTTTGTAATATTTAAAAGAAAAATCCCTCATCGCGCCTCTCTGCATTTTACTCTCTCTTCAAAAAAATCTATAATAGCAAAGTGAAAGCAACTTTAAAGGAGCTACTATATGAAGACTAAAGAGCGTAATTATACACCGATTATTGTTGCATTGACGATTGCGATCAATGCGCTTGTAGCCGTTTTGTATTTCATGCCGAAGGGCAATAACCTCAGTCACATTGATTTAACGTTTTTGCCGTTTTTCAATGCTGTCATGAATAGCTTTACATTTATTTTTCTGCTGGCAGCGCTGTATTCCATCATAAAACAGAAAAATATAAAACGGCACCGAAATTATATTTTCGGCGCATTCACTACGACGGCTCTATTCCTCATTTCGTATGTGACGTATCACGCATTGGCACCAAACACCCCGTTTGGCGGTGAGGGATTCATCCGGCCGGTTTATTATTTCATCCTCATCACGCACATTTTGCTTTCAGTTGTCATTGTTCCTCTTGCTTTGGTTACTCTTGCGAGGGGATTAAATATGAAAGTGGAGAAACACCGGAAAATCGCCCGCTGGACTATGCCGCTTTGGCTGTATGTCAGTCTTACAGGAGTCATTGTCTACCTGATGATTTCTCCGTATTATTAAAACCAGCCCTGTTTATTCAGGGCCATTTTTATTTTCCCTGTAAATGGTCTACCACATGTACGATTAAATATGGTATTTTGGTAAGGACGCTGAATTTGAAAAAGTATGAAAAAAGTTGAGGTTGAGATACGTTATGGATATGTGGAACTTATTTGTAGCCGTGATCCTCGGGATCGTGGAGGGACTTACTGAATTTGCACCGGTTTCTTCTACAGGCCATATGATTGCCGTGGATGACTTGTGGCTGAAATCCAATCAGCTTTTCGGGAGCGAAGTGGCGAACACTTTTAAAGTGGTCATACAGCTGGGCTCTATCTTAGCTGTCGTAGTTGTTTTCCGTCAGCGATTCTTTGATATGCTGGGTATTAAAACAAAGCATTCACCAAGCGACAGCCACGGAGGTTCCAAACTCTCTTTACTGACTGTCATTATTGGGATTTTGCCAGCCGGTATCCTTGGCTTTGCATTTGCTGATTTTATTGATGAAAAGCTATTTTCGGTTCAGACGGTCGTGATCGGCCTTATCGGCGGTGCTTTGCTGATGATTGCTGCTGACTTGCTTCAGCCTAAGGTTAAAACAGAAACAGTGGACAAAATGACATACAGACAAGCCTTTATGATGGGATTGTTTCAGTGTATCGGTCTTTGGCCAGGATTTTCACGGTCAGGCTCCACGATCTCCGGCGGTGTGCTGCTCGGAATCAGCCACAGAGCTGCATCCGACTTTACGTTCATTATGGCCGTACCTGTGATGGCCGGCGCAAGCGGGATTTCCCTTCTTAAGCACTGGGATTACATCACAAGCAGTTCGATGCCGTTCTTTATCGTCGGATTTATTACAGCATTCATTTTTGCACTGATTTCAATTCGTTTCTTCCTGAAAATGATCAACCGTGTAAAATTGATTCCTTTTGCCATCTATCGAATTGTGATTGCCATAATCATTCTGCTAATGATTATGTAAGAAAAAACTGCCGTGACGCGGCAGTTTTTTTATTTTAATCTCAGTTAAACTTGGTAATGATTGCAGCCATCAGGGGCCCGCTTTCCACGCCAAACAGCAGGCTGTAACAGAGCCTGCCTAAAAAAACCTGTATGAGTCCATCGGTCTCTATACAGGCTGTTGACTGTCTTATTCAATTTTTCCTTCTTCATATCGTTCGTCATTTTCTGCTGTTGCATAGTAGCGGTTGTAGCGCCGTTTATACAGTTTATAGAATTGAAAGACGAACGTACGCAAAATAGCGTATGCCGGGATTCCGAGTATTACGCCTATCACTCCAAAGAGGTGCCCCGCTGTCAGCAGCACGAAAATAATGGTGATTGGGTGTACACGGAGCGATTTCCCCATGATTTGCGGCGAAATCAATTTTCCTTCCAGCAGCTGAACAACTGTCCAGACAAAAGCAAGCTTCAGCAGCATGAATGGAGAGGTGACAATCGCTATAATAATGGCCGGAGTGATGGCAATCACCGGTCCTAAATACGGCACTACACTTGTAACACTTGCTATTGCCGCTAAAACAAGGGCGTAATCCATCCCGATGATCAGGAATCCGATATACAGCATAATTCCAATGCACAGGCTGACTAAAAGCTGTCCCTGTATATAAGCCCTTACTTGCTCATCGATTTCCCGAAAAACCTTTCTTGTTCCTCCGCGCATTCTTGGAGGAATGAGCTGGATAAATGCTTTCGGGAGCTTTTCGCCTTCCTTCAGCAAGTAAAAAAGAATAAATGGAACTGTGACTAAACCGATCGTAACACTCGTGACGGCACTCAGAACTTTCGTAAAACCGCTGAGCGTTTCGGTCGCTACATTCGAGGCATTGCTTCCAAATGAGCTGAATATACCCGAGCTCTTTTGTTTTAAATCTTCGTAAATTGGTGCCAGGTAAGACTGGCTTTCTACATACGATTCAAATCCTGTGATAAATTTATCCCAGTATCCGGGAAAGGATGTAAATAGACTTTTGGTCTGTTCGATCAGGAAAGGAACGACCGACATAATCAGCAGGACAATCAGTCCAACAATTAAAATCAGCAGGATAAAAATAGATGTCGTTCTTCCAATGCCGGCCTTCATTAGCAATCTCATTAACGGCCTCAGCAAGTAATAGGCTACAATGGCCAAAATAACGGGAAGAGCGACCGTTTCAACGAATGTAGTAACCGGTTTGAAAATAAAGGAAACTTTTGAATACAGCAAAATGTTTAATCCCAGAAGCAGCAAAATGCCTAATACATAAGCTGTTTTTCTGCCTCCAAGAAAGTGAATAATCGGATTCTTTCTTTTATCCAATGTCCATAAGCTCCTTCTCTATAAAAAAGTTCACTTTGCAGAAGTGATGATTGCTTATTCCCTCTTCTGCCTGTCTTGAATCATCTGATTATCGATTAATTTCTTTATTGGCTATATATTTTAACGCCAGTATTTCATCATCTGACAGCTTATCTTCTGCCATTCTCAGCAGTTCCTCCTGCTCCTGTCCATTAAGGCCGTCCTTTGCCATGGATTGGACCTTTTGAAGATTCCCCGGCCCCGCCTTTTTCAGGATCACCCTTGCAGCTTCTTCTTTTGTTGTAAACGGCAGCGTATCCGGATCAGCCTGAGCTCCTTCTTCAAGAAACTTTCTGACTTGCGGATTAGCATTTGCCTGTTCTCTTATCTTTTCATACCCGCCATTCTTTTCAACTTCTTTATCTAAATAGCCTGAAAGCTCGTCTGAGGCTAATTTAGGCAGAAAATAGTAGGCGGCCCCGGCAATCAGTGCCAGAATGGTTACGGTGAAAAATATCCGTTTCAGCCAGCCGGGCTTCTGTTTATACTTGCGATGATTCTTGGCTCTGGATTCATAACGCGAACTCATATAGTTGCCCTCCTATTAGACTTCCTGTCATATTAAGGATAATCCAACTTAGCAGGTGTGTAAATGGAAGGAATTTTCCTCAGCCATATATGAGCTCTGCTGCTAATGTTTAGATTTATGCTGCCTCCATATCTTCTGTCATCTTAGCATATAGCAAGGCACAAAAAAAAGAAGCGGACACTTGAAAAGGACATTACATCCTCTTTCAGCATCAGCTTCCCTATCGCTAATCAATTTTATTGCTGGACGTAGACGGAGACAGAACCGCCGTTCACATTAAAGGCAGCCCATCCATCAGAACCAATTGTCACTTTATCCGTCCGGTTTCCGGTTATGTCATACCAGACTTCTCCGGCATTCTGGGTGCCGACATACATCCGCTTCGCTCCGCCCGGACCGTCTGTAATGAGAGCAGCCAATCCGGATTTGGCTTTAGAGGTGTTCCCCTCTCTCGTCCAGCCGATTACGTCCTGATTATCGATGTAATCACGCTGCGTTCCATATGCAAAATCTTTTCTGGCTTTTAATAAAGGTTCAATCTTTGTTTTTAATGCAGGTATTTCTCTGCCGCTTGTCCCTTTCGTTCCATAAAGATCTCCGTAAAACACGTTTGGATAGCCTGACTCGCGTGTTAGGATAAATGCATATGCGAGCGGTTTAAACCAGCTTTGGACTGTTGATTCCAGTGCCTGTCCAGGCTGGGTATCATGGTTATCGACAAACGTAACCGACTTCGTAGGATTTGTGGAGGTAACGGTTCCATTTAATAGATTCCTCATATCATAGTAACCGCTCTGTGATGAAGCTGCCTGGAAGTTATAGTGAAGAGGAACATCAAATACAGACTGATTATAGCCCGTTTTATTCAGATAGTTTTGCAGAGCGCCAAGGTTATTCTGCCAGTATTCAGCAACAGTAAACATTTCTTTTCCGGTAGATGTGCGGACTGACGTTACCCAATCCCCAAGAAACGAATGCTTAATATGTTTCGCTGCATCGATGCGGAATCCATCAAGCTTTAACTCATTGGCATACCAAGTGCCCCATTTTTTCATTTCATTAACAACATCCGGATGATCGTAATCGATATCTGCGTACAGGAGGTAATCATAATTCCCATATTCGCTGGAAACTTCCCAATCCCACGCCTTGCCGGTTCCGCGGAATTTATAGATTCTGTTTAAGTTTCTGGATTGATCATAATCCGTGCCATCGAAGTGATACCAGTTCCATTTGAAGCTGGAATAGGTATTGCCGCGGCCAGGAAAGTTAAAGCCTGTGTACGCTTGAATTTGGTAGTCGCCGGATGTTTCCTGATTCCGGTTGTTTGGGTTTACCTCAACCGCTGTTACAGTTTCCGTAAAATCCGCTCCGCCTTTGTGATTCATCACGACATCACCATATACATTTATGCCTCTGTTATGAAGAGAGGTAATGGCCGAAACAAGCTCCCCTTTTGTTCCATATTTTGTCCGGACCGTGCCTTTCTGATTAAATTCTCCGAGATCATAAAGATCATAGGCGCCATAGCCAACATCTGCCTGGCTTGTGCCTTTATAAGCTGGCGGAATCCATAGTGCGGTTATTCCGATACTGGACAGATACGCTGCATCATTGTTCATTTTATTCCAGTGCTGGCCATCATTCGGAAGATACCATTCAAAATACTGCATCATCGTCCCATTGTCAGCTGCTCTTGACCGTTCTGCCGGAAGAATGAGTGCAAACGTTAGCACAAAAACAAACACAATCCCTATCATCCTTTTCAGATTTACCATTTACCCGCTCCCTCTCCTTTAGTAAATTAAAGCGCTTACAATATTGAATATACAATGGACGGGGTTTTTTCCACATGAGCATTTGGATTGATATTTGAATAGGCATGTATGAGTATTTATCCGTGTCTGTTTCACATATCACTTGCTCTTGGCAGCTTCAGCTGATGTCCCCGGAACATTTCGAAAAATATCCGTATGTCTTTCCTTACCCGGTTCCGCTTTCATCCAAAAAAGAAGGGGCTGTCCAGTAAGTCCAGTCGCCCTTTTTCCCCTTCGCTTGTTTTGGTGATTTCCGCTCCAGGATCCTTGCTTATCCTTGAACAGACGGCGAGCGTCTCAGCGCTTTTCGCCTGCGGGGTATCACCTGTTCCGCTGCAGCAAGGTCCAGCACCTGCCGCTCGGCAATACCAAAAAAAGATAAAAAAACCTCCTGAGTGCCGTGAGCGCTCAGGAGGACTTGATTTCTTTATTTCCTTTCTTCAGGACTTTCAGACATCCCCTTCTCTGTCAGCCAGCTATTCTTTTAAAAGCTGTGCCTTCGTTAAAAAGTCTCTTGCAACTTTTTCAGCAGATTCCCCTTTTACGTTTACAAGATAATTCATGTTTCTCATCTCATCGTCCGTAATTTTTCCGGAGAGTTTATTGAGCGTTTTTTCCAGCTCCGGATATTTCTTCAGCGTTTCCTGCTTCAAGAGAGGTGCCCCCTGGTATGGGGGGAATAGACCCTTATCATCCTCGAGAGTCACAAGGCCGTATTGTGCAAGCTCACTGTCGGTTGAATAGGCATCAATCAAATTCACTTCACCGGACTTGATGGCGCTGTATCGAAGTTTCGGCTCCATGGTTTTGAGGGCAGGAAAATTGATGCCATAGAGCTTTTGAATTCCTTTGTACCCGTCTTGACGGTCCGAGAACTCCAGGGTGAAGCCTACTTTCATGTTTTGCTGAACCTGTTTCAGATCAGAGATGGTTTTCAAGGAATATTGTTCTGCTGTATCCTTTGGAACAGCAAGGGTATAAGTATTGTTGAACTGCATAGGCTCCAGATAAGCCATACCATACTGCTCCTGCATTCCTTTTTTCGTTTGTTCATAAACCGCTTTTTTATCTCCGCCTTTTGGCTCCTCTTTCAGGAAAGTGGAAAGTGCTGTCCCCGTGAACTCCGGATAGATATCCACATCGCCGGATTTAAGAGCATTGAAAAGAAAAGAGGTTTTCCCGAGACTTGGTTTCAGTTCAACATCCAAGTCTGTATCCTGCTCAATGAGCAGTTTATACATATTGATGAGTACTTCTGGTTCTGAGCCGAGTTTACCGGCAATGACAATATCTTTCTTCCCGCTTCCCCATGCAAGGGGTACGGCAATAATTAACGCGATAATCAAAGCAATGATACCTGCTTTTTTTGCTGATCCTCTTGTGGATGATTTTTCAGCAAATCTGAGAAGGACATCAAAAAGGATGGCCAGAAGGGCTGCCGGGATCGCTCCAAGAATAATCAGCATATTATCGTTGCGGTCTATCCCGAGCAGGATTAGTTTTCCAAGTCCTCCTGCTCCAATTAATGCAGCAAGTGTTGTCGT is a window encoding:
- the gvpN gene encoding gas vesicle protein GvpN, whose translation is MTVLKEAKQADANGKDTFYTEAFEDIMERSASYIKAGYPVHFTGPSGVGKTTLALNLAKKRKRPVMLMHGNHELSNADLIGSFTGYTSSKTVDNYIRTVYKKEENVTETWKNGRLLEAVKNGYTLVYDEFTRSKPSTNNLFLSILEEKVLPLYGTKHTEPFIKVHPEFMVIFTSNPDEYAGVYQTQEALLDRLITIPLSFIEPDTEAGIISKKTGVSAEKAKSISQFIGSLRELCRKKGKEGPSLRASIMIAQLAHDQKIGIDGKNDAFQQLCQDIVWYQMRKALENENDSKIQQIILSECKKIQG
- the gvpO gene encoding gas vesicle protein GvpO, whose product is MKIKEVMKSLNEFFSEHIAPPHKITSIEPTEEGCKAVVEVVEEREYMRKYAKDEMLGVYDVTLDAEYDVTSYTRKSLRPRSAMMDEQE
- the gvpA gene encoding gas vesicle structural protein GvpA, which gives rise to MAVQKSTDSSSLAEVVDRILDKGVVIDVFARVSLVGIELITIEARVVIASVDTWLRYANAVGLLRDDVQEDEALPHQSNERDKQFSI
- the gvpQ gene encoding gas vesicle protein GvpQ, translating into MSSGSKERNKKIVYGSLAAAGTGAMFIPGIRKRVLPKVLRGKAEEKKHEVKEEIKEEKDELKDAAKDRIAHEMKHHVQKKMQSKVKDAAGKLEAAKEENAGNVHSKAEEMRDKVQEALLNVRSKLKTFKEAGEDFQEKIRPDDKGRLKSIRDLKGVNQLKSASQVKSAANMKKPSQIKSATDIKTISSISNS
- a CDS encoding LysR family transcriptional regulator encodes the protein MIDFEWYRSFISIYKHQSVSEAARSRFLTQPAMSQHLAALEAEVGEALFTRTTRKIIPTERGKELYSRLAPLIETLEKTTLEIRHSIETAPVVTIGSPIDYFSIRGLEKLKNVPSKVIHHQGEAPALFDMLEQNRADVIITTQRFSKPGIEYKQIEKEQFYITAPYEHGNIPEAADAEEWLLNQKWISYGMELPIIRRMWREHFKKRPEMEPHYVIPDLRGILSAVEKGIGISLLPHYLIEHSLIQKRVKTILNEFSVANEIYLGYKVKKKSDPFLLDIMEKLLN
- a CDS encoding helix-turn-helix domain-containing protein; translation: MKKLDHEYQCAINLVIDLIGGKWKVLILWNLNGGTKRFSELRRAMPAVTQKVLAHQLKELEEHGLITRKVYQTVPAKVEYSTTAMGEKLQRTLNEMCLWGDEYAEEHQIEMKECWTGNEAAAE
- a CDS encoding zinc-binding dehydrogenase translates to MKALLLEAKGKWDQMKVGSIPAPSPQKGEILVRVHAVGLNPVDYKTATNGNPTWNYPHILGLDVAGTIEELGEGVTQWKKGDRVVYHGDMTKGGGFAEYAVTTAHTVSQIPEGVSFKDAAALPTAGYTAYEALFRKLPLHTFKTILIQGGAGGVGGFAIQLAKNAGLEVFTTASASNHEYVKSLGADHVIDYRSEDVKEKVLELTNGRGVDAVLDTVSRQTSTDALEYIAYRGQLAHIAGAPDTSEVKPFTKVISFHEVALGAIHKADFESQKDLAAMGDEMLELLKAGKIESLLSETISLEEIPEALVRLSERHVKGKIVAEIAE
- a CDS encoding aminoglycoside phosphotransferase family protein; protein product: MEQRFEQEEKLNGGNVSAVYKKGDRVYRIQKEESPNVHKLLKHLESKGLKGVPRFLGIDEKGREILSYIEGETADYPLKDYMWSEKALKDVAVLLRQYHDAASDFVIPDGWKPIDNTPEPIEVICHNDFAVYNVIFSNQKLAGVIDFDLAAPGPRAWDIAYALYTFVPLSRRYQAESGEVIYYNPEQDDLKYQRRIQTFLDAYGWNDPNTNMLNMVLLRVEALCLTMKRKAQEGDGAFQKMIDEGHYDHYQEEYQFIKENGWKWF
- a CDS encoding DUF420 domain-containing protein, with amino-acid sequence MKTKERNYTPIIVALTIAINALVAVLYFMPKGNNLSHIDLTFLPFFNAVMNSFTFIFLLAALYSIIKQKNIKRHRNYIFGAFTTTALFLISYVTYHALAPNTPFGGEGFIRPVYYFILITHILLSVVIVPLALVTLARGLNMKVEKHRKIARWTMPLWLYVSLTGVIVYLMISPYY
- a CDS encoding undecaprenyl-diphosphate phosphatase, giving the protein MDMWNLFVAVILGIVEGLTEFAPVSSTGHMIAVDDLWLKSNQLFGSEVANTFKVVIQLGSILAVVVVFRQRFFDMLGIKTKHSPSDSHGGSKLSLLTVIIGILPAGILGFAFADFIDEKLFSVQTVVIGLIGGALLMIAADLLQPKVKTETVDKMTYRQAFMMGLFQCIGLWPGFSRSGSTISGGVLLGISHRAASDFTFIMAVPVMAGASGISLLKHWDYITSSSMPFFIVGFITAFIFALISIRFFLKMINRVKLIPFAIYRIVIAIIILLMIM
- a CDS encoding AI-2E family transporter, which gives rise to MDKRKNPIIHFLGGRKTAYVLGILLLLGLNILLYSKVSFIFKPVTTFVETVALPVILAIVAYYLLRPLMRLLMKAGIGRTTSIFILLILIVGLIVLLIMSVVPFLIEQTKSLFTSFPGYWDKFITGFESYVESQSYLAPIYEDLKQKSSGIFSSFGSNASNVATETLSGFTKVLSAVTSVTIGLVTVPFILFYLLKEGEKLPKAFIQLIPPRMRGGTRKVFREIDEQVRAYIQGQLLVSLCIGIMLYIGFLIIGMDYALVLAAIASVTSVVPYLGPVIAITPAIIIAIVTSPFMLLKLAFVWTVVQLLEGKLISPQIMGKSLRVHPITIIFVLLTAGHLFGVIGVILGIPAYAILRTFVFQFYKLYKRRYNRYYATAENDERYEEGKIE